Part of the Streptomyces sp. NBC_01460 genome, GAAGCGCGTGGAGGCATCGTGGAACGCCGCGCGGGAGATCGCCTCGTGGGGTCGTGTCTACGGCCGCTCCACCGGCGTGGGCGCCAACCGGAATGAGTCCGTGCCCACGGAGGCGGCAGCCGATCACGGCCTGCGGCTCCTGCGCAGCCACGCCGGGGCGATCGGTGAGGAGCTGCCCGCACGACAGGTGCGCGCCATGCTCGCGGTCCGCGCCAACCAGCTGCTGGCCGGTGGTGCCGGCCTGCGGCCGACCGTCGTCACGGCCCTCTGCGAGGCCCTGGGGACGGGTGCCTACCCCAAGGTCAACGAATTCGGTTCGGTCGGCACCGGCGACATCGCCGCCCTCGCCCAGATGGGTCTCGCGCTGGCGGGCGAACACCCCTGGGAGGGGTCGGGTGCGGCCCCCGGCCCGCAGCCCCTGGACAACAACGACGCCCTTGCCCTGATCAGCAGCAACGCCCTCACCCTCGGCCAGTCCGCGCTCGCGCTGCACGAGCTGCGCGGCCTGATCGCGGCCACCCAGGTGGTGGCCGCGCTGTCCCTGATGGCGATCGACGGTTCGTACGAGGCGTACGCGCTGCCCGTGCACGAGGCACGACGGCACGCGGGGTCGTACGCGGTCGCGGAGCGGATGCGGCGGCTGCTCGGCGCACCCGACCGCCCCACACCTCCACTCGGCCGGATCCAGGACCCGTACGGCTTCCGCTGCGTACCGCAGATCCACGGGCCTGCGCACGATGCGGCGGACGCGCTCGAAGACGTCCTCACGGTCGAGATCAACGCGGCGGCCGAGAACCCGCTGATCTCGGCGGACGACCGGGCCGCCTACCACCACGGCGGCTTCTACCTCGCCCAACTCGCCCTTTCGCTCGACCACTTCAGGCTGGCGGTGACACAGGCGGCACGTCTGTCGACCTCGCGCCTCTCGACGCTGAACGAGCCGGGCTTCACCCGCCTGCGGCCGTTCCTCGCGGACGGCGAGCCCGCGTCGTCGGGCGTGATGATCCTCGAATACGCCGCAGGGGCGGCCCTCGGCGACCTGCGGGCCTTCTCGGCGCCCGCCTCCCTCGGCCACGCGGTGCTCTCGCGGGGCGTCGAGGAGCAGGCCAGCTTCGCCTCGCTCGCGGCCCGCCAGACGCTGCGCGCCTGCGCGGCGTACCGGCTCGTCGTGGGCTGCGAACTCGTCTCAGCGGTACGGGCGTTGCGCCAGCGCGACATGCGGCTCGATCCGGAGCTGCCCGTCGGCCGTGCCTTCGAGCTGGCGGACGCCGCGCTCGACGCGGAGCTGGCCGACCGGCCGCTGACGGACGACGTGACCAGGGCGGCCGGCCTGCTCGACCGGTTCACCGAGCTGTGGCTGGACCTCGGGTCCGGGGTGAACGGCGCCTGAGCGCCGGGGCGTCACCTTCAGGGCCGCGACGCGGCCCGCCCCGGCGACGGCCAGGTGGGGTGGTACCGGTCGATGGCGTAGTGGTGCCGGTGCCGCCAGCCGTCCCGGGTGGGGCTCGCTCCGGTCAGGTGCGGATGGCCGGGCTCCAGTCCGGCGTGGACGTGGTCGAGCTGGGCCGGGTCACCCACGGGCCAGAGCGCGGTGGCGGCGAGGGTCGCGGCGAGGGCGACGGCGCCGAGGACGACGGCGGTGACCGGGAGACCCGCACCGGCGGCGAGCCACCCCGCGAGCGGGTAGGTCAGCAGCCAGCAGCCGTGGGAGAGGGAGAACTGGGTGCTGAAGGCGGCGGGCAGGTCGGGGGTGGTGACGGAGCGGCGGATGACCCGGCCGCCCGGTGTGAGGACGGCGGAGGAAGCCGCGCCGATCAGCGCCCAGACGGCGAGGACCGCCGCCCACGACCAGGTGCTCGGCGCGGCGGCGCTGAGGGCGGCGACCGCGACGAGGGTGACGGGGAGCATGCCGCCGGCCGTGAGCATGACCGCGCGGTCTCCGGCCCTGTGCAGCAGACGGGGCAGGAGCAGCGCGGCGGCGACGGATCCCGCACCGTAGGCGCCGAGCGCGAGGGACAGCGCGCTGTCGGGGCGGTGGAAGTGGTCCCGTACGAGGACGACGGTGTCGACGAAGACGATCGCCCCGGTCGCCGCGACGGCGAGGTCGAGCGCGAGCAGGGCCCGCAGCCGCGGGGTCGCCCGGAACAGGCGGGTCCCGCGGACCGCCCTGGCACGGGCACCCCCCGGGTGTTCCGGCGCGGCGGGTTTCGGCAACGCCACGGAGACGACGAGGGCCGCGGAGGCGAGGAAGCCGGCCGCGGTCCCGGCGAACAGCCAGTTGGAGGAGATGAGGGTCAGCAGGCCGGCGGCGAGCGCGGGGCTGAACAGGCTCTCGAGAT contains:
- a CDS encoding aromatic amino acid ammonia-lyase, with amino-acid sequence MSSRIADRATDTSSATVVLDGRGLMVADVVRMAESTAKPVPGEDGMKRVEASWNAAREIASWGRVYGRSTGVGANRNESVPTEAAADHGLRLLRSHAGAIGEELPARQVRAMLAVRANQLLAGGAGLRPTVVTALCEALGTGAYPKVNEFGSVGTGDIAALAQMGLALAGEHPWEGSGAAPGPQPLDNNDALALISSNALTLGQSALALHELRGLIAATQVVAALSLMAIDGSYEAYALPVHEARRHAGSYAVAERMRRLLGAPDRPTPPLGRIQDPYGFRCVPQIHGPAHDAADALEDVLTVEINAAAENPLISADDRAAYHHGGFYLAQLALSLDHFRLAVTQAARLSTSRLSTLNEPGFTRLRPFLADGEPASSGVMILEYAAGAALGDLRAFSAPASLGHAVLSRGVEEQASFASLAARQTLRACAAYRLVVGCELVSAVRALRQRDMRLDPELPVGRAFELADAALDAELADRPLTDDVTRAAGLLDRFTELWLDLGSGVNGA
- a CDS encoding MFS transporter: MLSVMRNRTYRHLFTAQVVALVGTGLATVALSLLAYDIAGRGASAVLGTALAIKMVAYVGVAPLAGAFADRVPRRTLLVAADVTRAGVALALPFVTQVWQIYVLILLLQAASAVFTPAFQATIPEVLPEERDYTRALSLSRLAYDLESLFSPALAAGLLTLISSNWLFAGTAAGFLASAALVVSVALPKPAAPEHPGGARARAVRGTRLFRATPRLRALLALDLAVAATGAIVFVDTVVLVRDHFHRPDSALSLALGAYGAGSVAAALLLPRLLHRAGDRAVMLTAGGMLPVTLVAVAALSAAAPSTWSWAAVLAVWALIGAASSAVLTPGGRVIRRSVTTPDLPAAFSTQFSLSHGCWLLTYPLAGWLAAGAGLPVTAVVLGAVALAATLAATALWPVGDPAQLDHVHAGLEPGHPHLTGASPTRDGWRHRHHYAIDRYHPTWPSPGRAASRP